A segment of the Labrus mixtus chromosome 15, fLabMix1.1, whole genome shotgun sequence genome:
AACTAGCATCTGATGTAGCTAGTTCCGTCAACAATGAATAACTACACACTTCAGATAGTTTAGTTCGCTAAGTGTTTATCTATTGGTAATGGTAACTGCGCTTATTGCCTTTATGGTCGGCTAAAGCTTGTAACTTTAAACTCTTTTGGTTTGAAGTTGCAGTTAGCTGGAGAAACTAACTTCGTGGTGCGTTCACGGACTTGTTTGTAATCAGCTGTTCTCTCTCCAAGGTGCTGGACAGGATGTCGGCCGCAGCTGCATCCTCGTCTCTATCGGAGGCAAAAACATAATGCTCGACTGTGGGATGCACATGGGGTACAATGATGACGTAAGTAAACTGACAGACAGGGTGTAAGAAACATACAATTACCAAACAGTTATTCATGTGaagtacaaaacacaacactgtgCATGGTATTATTTATTGTCGTGTTTAAATGCATCCTCTTTTTCATGTGTAATTCATCCTCTATAAATACTGTTCATACTGAAACCATCTACCTCTTGTTTCCTGATTCATAATACCAATATTCATCTCAGTAACTTTGCACTCTACATAACACATAAGTCTTATTATCTCCTTTCTacaagtgttgttgttgtgttttatattttgtggtTGTGTATTGAAAGTGTAAGTATGTCTGAACACTGAGAGTAATGCAAAGCCGGAGTTGCGTCGAGAATTGCGTGCACCTCTTGGAAACAGTGTTTAAACTCTTATTTCTTGGGGCTGATCTTTGATAACACAGCATCTGAAGTTTATGCTTAATAAAGTGAATTGTCCTTATTGTTCTATAGCAGTGTTTCCCAAAAGTGAGGGTCGGGACCCCCAGGTGGGTCACCAGCCACcaagggggcgggggggggggggtcacgaGATGCCttcaataaaaaattaaaaatcatttaaaagtgcataagaatatctttttacctgtttttgtaaatataagacagtatcattaagtgaaatgtaaattaaatgaatgagtACATTTTCTTGATAggttttaggctgttgtattattttgtgttagtagtttttggataggtttattagtgtgtgcgtggctgtcgctacgttatatacctaactaaccaccttaaagaacagtgggggggggggggggtgtccccAGAAACAGTGTTTGACTCTTAAGTGTCTGTAGAGGAACTTAAAAGAGTTTTtgccaaaacaaatacagaagcATTGTATTTAAAGGGTGAATGGGCGATTCTGCATATTCTCCCATATTTTGCATTGTCCTGCGAGGTGCGTGCAATTCTCGGCAGGCCTGCTTTTCTCTGCATAACACCGGAGTCAAATGTCCACGTACTTGACAAATTAAACTGATTGAACAAAAAGCTGCATGCTTGTAAggtcacatttttcaaacttggttttgctttgttttaatcTTTCCAAATGGCATATAAAAGTGTTTGTAAGAGCTTTATGGCTTAAGATAAATAAGAGTCTTAAACCGACATGCTGATTTTGTCTTTGCAGAGGCGTTTCCCCGACTTTTCTTATATAACCCAGAATGGGCGTCTGACAGAGTTCTTGGACTGTGTGATCATCAGGTTTGTCGTCCATATGTTTACAATGAATAGTTGTATTACtatttctattctttttttgcattgttacACCTGTTTCTCTTCCCTCAGCCACTTCCACTTGGACCACTGTGGCGCGTTGCCCTTCATGAGCGAGATGGTCGGCTACGACGGACCCATCTACATGACCCACCCCACCAAAGCCATATGTCCCATTTTGCTGGAAGACTTCCGGAAAATCACGGTGGACAAAAAGGGAGAAACCAACTTCTTCACATCCCAGATGATCAAGGACTGCATGAAGAAAGTGGTGCCTTTGAACCTCCACCAAACCGTCCAGGTGCGATGCCCGTGTCACTTTTGCCGCCTCCGTCCCTTAGTCATCTGTCCGCCAGCTGCCCGTCCCTTTTGATGGTAAATCAAGCATGTTTCTGTTGTGCTGCCGGCAGGTGGATGACGAGCTGGAGATCAAGGCGTACTATGCAGGCCACGTCCTGGGCGCTGCCATGGTGCACATCAAAGTGGGATCAGAGTCTGTGGTCTACACTGTGAGTACACAAGCCTGCACTGTATCAGAGTTATTGGACTTAGCAGCTCGGAATAACGTCTTTTGATTTTTCAGGGGGACTACAACATGACACCTGACAGGCATCTAGGGTAAGTGGCACTTTTATCTCCCTGAGTTTCTCGCTCGGCTGTTCTGTCTCTTCATATTTGTGTTTGCGTGTATGCAGAGCTGCGTGGATCGATAAGTGCCGTCCGGACATCCTCATCTCAGAGTCGACGTATGCCACCACCATCCGTGACTCGAAGAGGTGCAGAGAGCGGGACTTTTTGAAGAAAGTTCACGAGAGCatagaaagaggaggaaaggtaATTTCAGTGTTGTGATGGTACACTGTATATAAAAAGGGGCCGACGCCGCTGATTGGTATTATCAGTAGGTGAGAACGCCTCTGACACTGAAAATCTCCTGCtgtgtgctgcatgtttgaaaagaTAACTTCACACGTGTCTGGAATTAAAGAATTCAGTGAAGTTTTTAAAcatcttctgttgttttgtgtgtctacCTTTTCAGGTTCTCATTCCAGTTTTTGCCCTCGGAAGAGCTCAAGAACTCTGCATTCTGCTGGAGACCTTTTGGTAGAGCTGTTCTTTCAGTATTATTTgaaccttttgtttttattaaaggctttatttgtgatttttcacacttaaatgtagcagaaatcaagtatatcctctgaaaataactctgtgagtcatgactgtctacaatgggtgtaacacccgagtcccactgtctgtgatgttttctgagttttcagagtcctatcttcagtttgtttacatcgcccggacggccggctgactcctcccctcacgtataaaagttgtttaattgagggactagagaaaagaagaataacatactgtactcactgcttaactgtgtttctagatcacgctcatttcaggtaaatttacatgcagtgtgaagatacgagcataataaagatcgctagcattagcatgctaacacaacaatgcagcgcgagttgttttggtttcatgctggtgctcaaggggcgacatctgctggatcaaaaaatcggatataaagcctttaaaatgcattttatatttgaaaatgatCAGGATAAGTTTGTGAATGAGACAAAGCTTCTGTTTAAGCTCATAATTATAAAGCAGGACTGAGCTGTGGGCAGATAATAACTATTCTCTGTCTGAGTGATATCAGACAAAGGCCATTAAAGTTAATAACGTTAATGATAAAGGATGTGAGCAGATTGAAAATGGTTTACACCGATCATAGTCGCAGTTtgtctggattttaaaaaaaacctccttgATTAGACATGATGTAATAATTGGGGCGTGTGAACTTTTTGATGTTattcattttctcctctcacCCACCAGGGAGAGGATGAACCTGAAAGCCCCCATCTACTTCTCCACCGGGCTGACGGAGAAGGCAAACCATTACTACAAGCTCTTCATCACGTGGACCAACCAGAAGATCCGCAAAACCTTCGTacagagaaacatgtttgagtttAAACACATCAAGCCCTTTGACCGCTCCTACGCTGATAACCCCGGACCCATGGTGAGTGCAGTTTCCctcctttgtgtgtttaagacatttaaaaaaaacgatatGGATTACCTAACAACGACATGTGAACTTTCAGGTGGTGTTCGCCACACCAGGGATGCTGCACGCCGGTCAGTCTTTGCAGATCTTTAAGAAATGGGCCGGCAATGAGAAGAACATGGTGAGTCTCAAAATGACaccaatatttatttatttattctgataACAGTTCTTAAAATCTAACATATTTCACTTTTCTGCCTTCAGGTCATCATGCCTGGATATTGTGTACAAGGAACAATCGGTCACAAGATCCTGAATGGGCAGAGAAAACTTGAGATGGAAGGAAGAGCAACAGTAAgattcatctttatttatttcactttttttatttctaaagggagcatgtacaatattaaacataaatgttgccatttgatgcattgtaccagagttagcttagagctagtttacatctgcagtccctcggcagatcacaataaaaaaaatcacatctttgTTACTTTAAATATTGTGCTGGAAGATTTTCATGGATGGAAGTTGGGCTGAAAAATGAGTCAACATTTATggaaaatttaaatatttcttacTAAGAGACACTAAACTGGTTGAGGGCAAAATGTGAGTCGAAGTGCTTTTTGAGTGAATTGTTGATTGGCTGCACAGTAGTCAGGTCTACACATTAAAATAGACAGATGTCAGATTTAAGGAAAAGTCTTCAGTactttttcatgaacattagTGTTGTCTAAAGTCGTCAACATTTTGAACTTTGATTCTTCTCAATACCGTCTGTGTTTcaaaaatgatacaatctctgttattaaAATGGTCAATAGTATAGTAAGTACCAAGctttcaaaaaaaaacactccagatCTTCAGTTGTATTTGaaaccaaaagctgctgcagtcgaaagaaagagagcaacttctgaattgcacaaatagGTTTGCAACATTTCATTGCCAAAACGTTGCCAAtgcatttgtgcaattaagatggggtgcaggagtttgcctgcaatttttttAGTAATTCAAAACAAGTAAAGATCCAACACTACAGTTAACCGCCCGCTAGCGATGCAGTGCAAAGCAGCACGACGCAACACAACGCCCTGTtcctattttcctctctgtcgctcgtGTAAacgaaggaggaaggaggggttctctacaaggcactgacactcgcttttctcactcaacacAGCTTGTTCGCTTGTGTGCTGATATGTTTCATTAATAATATTTACATCcgctcgtcaatacaaagcgCCACACTTACGTTAGTCGACCTTAAAATgaaaagcactagatgtcaaactgtttgcaagagggaaactgaaattcacagagtcgagaattaaatatttaacagatgcagtgtggacagtgagTGTGCAATCGTGCACGATGTCGCAGGAAATCCAACCCTTGTGTGCTGTTAGGACTCTGTGTTAGGTGCTTGgcacttgtatttttgttgccctAATATCAAAACGAGTATTGGAATCAAAAAATCTGGTGTTGTGTAATCTTCTGGCTCTAACTTCATattcattcaaaaataaatgaaagtggTATTCATCTTCTTATTGAACGCTCTCTTACTTCCTGTGATTCCTGCAGCTGGATGTGAAGCTTCAGGTGGAGTACATGTCCTTCAGCGCCCATGCAGACGCTAAGGGCATCATGCAGCTCATCCGTATGGCCGAGCCTCGAAACATGCTGCTGGTGCACGGGGAGGGAGCCAAGATGGTGTTCCTGAAGGGCAAGATAGAGCAGGAGTTCAGTGAGTGAATCTCCGTCCATAGACCTGTCACATAAATCATGTTTGTCCTGTTTAAAGGTATAAAAAGCTCACACGAGCAGTAGAACGCTTataaatgttcctgttttttttttttttttttaaatgacaggcATAGACTGTTACATGCCAGCCAATGGGGAGACGGCGACTGTGACTACAAACCCCAGCGTACCTGTGGACATCTCACTCAACCTGCTCAAGAGGGAGATGGCTCTGGGAGGTACGATTCATTGATTGTTCAGGAACTTTTGTTTTAAGGTACCAATGGTTCAGATCAGGGGTGGGGGAAAAATATTCATCGTCGCCCTGACTCGTGTGATACGATTATTGAATCACTGGTGCCAAATATATTTGTAAATTGGCCGAAGAAGAagtggataaaagaagaagacagcaggatcATCGAAGACAGCAGGATCATCGAAGACAGCGGTGAAAAGACGTTAAAGAATGAATACATCCTGCACTTTACCTTTTCAGAGGCATTTCATATCCTTTAGTAAGTCAAATATTTCTATATGTAGTCTCGCCAAATTGCTGTATCTAGATAAAATCGTTATCATTGACCACCTATCTGCCAACacgtttaaaatgtaaatgtcacagCAGTAGATTGAAGTTAGTTAAATTGTTACCTCCCCATGTAACAGGCTTGGGTCATAATAGACACCTGGACCCTTTCCTTGGATCGTAGCACCATGTGAAGTCTCAATAGGATTGTTTGAAAATTGGAGTAAATACATTATTACCCAGGGTTTGCTTCTTTATCTTTAATAAACTGTTCTGTTCTTGTGTTGAAGGGCCTCTTCCTGACCCCAAGAAACCTCGCACCATGCATGGAACTCTGatcatgaaagaaaatgtaagtTTGTTCTCGCTATACTGCACGCACCAGATCAGggagtctgtcatttttttttttttttctgctactCTTGACCTTTGGTCTTGTAAGATTTGCTCTGTCAACGTGGACCAACAGATGCTGATGATATtactttctttgttgttgtttttctctgagcACAGAGTCTGAAGCTGGTGTCATCGGAGCAGGCCCTGAAGGAGCTCGGCCTCAACGAACATCAGTTACGCTTCACCTGCCGCGTGCAGCTCCAGGACCCGCACAgcgacacagacacactccacAGAGTCTACACACACCTGAAGAGGTGAGCGGAGCACTGCAGGAAGATGAGGGTGACGGGGTCTCATCTCACTTTTTTACCTGTTTCTTTGAAACAATTTCACAGTCTGAATgtctactttttcacatttataaGATGTTATTTTCTTCGAGGGTCTTCTTTCTGTTCATCTCTTATTTGATTATGATGTACATGTTCCTGTATTGTGTTCGTAATCTTTTAGGATTTTAGGACATTATCTGTTTTTAAGACCGGATCGTTGGTGATGTGGGAGATTATCTAACTCATAGGTCAAACTAGTTAACACTTTTCATTTATCTTCACCTTTGAGAAAATTATTTTACCTGTTAtgacacattgtttttatttatctgtgcTTCAGCGTGTTAAAAGGTTACACAATCCAGCACCTCCCTGATGGCACAGTCATGGTGGAGTCCATTGTCATCAAAGTCTCCTCCTCCGCTGAAGACCCCAACACCAAGGTCCTGCTGCTCTCCTGGAGTTATCAGGTAAACTATTATTGTTCTTTGAGCTTTACTTATTAATTACACACTTCACAAAGGCATCTTAATGATCTTTGTAATGCTTTGAACGTGAGACTTATTTTCAGATAAAGAACTCTTTAGGCAGAAAGGCAGCGCAAAACATTAACATACACCAAAATAAGATTTGAATGCAGCAGAGATGTGGCCGTTACAAAATTGAAGATAAATCAAAagatgtattaaatcctcatatGACCCCTCTACCAGAGTAAGAGTTACAGAAATGCAGAAGAACAGTCAGTTAAACAGGTGATGAATGAGGTTGAAAGTTTCCAAAGATGGGGTTTTGATAGGCGGCCTCAAACCACCAATATTTAAATTTccactttccatttttttttgctgccaaGAAATTAAGATGAGTCCTCAGTTTTTGTCCTCTAACATAAGGACCTTGGTGCCTTAGCACTTAATTAGGAGgttaactgtttttaaatcaacccATGATGTCcactattattatttattcatttcacttttttatttgtgaagggacc
Coding sequences within it:
- the ints11 gene encoding integrator complex subunit 11, which codes for MPEIKVTPLGAGQDVGRSCILVSIGGKNIMLDCGMHMGYNDDRRFPDFSYITQNGRLTEFLDCVIISHFHLDHCGALPFMSEMVGYDGPIYMTHPTKAICPILLEDFRKITVDKKGETNFFTSQMIKDCMKKVVPLNLHQTVQVDDELEIKAYYAGHVLGAAMVHIKVGSESVVYTGDYNMTPDRHLGAAWIDKCRPDILISESTYATTIRDSKRCRERDFLKKVHESIERGGKVLIPVFALGRAQELCILLETFWERMNLKAPIYFSTGLTEKANHYYKLFITWTNQKIRKTFVQRNMFEFKHIKPFDRSYADNPGPMVVFATPGMLHAGQSLQIFKKWAGNEKNMVIMPGYCVQGTIGHKILNGQRKLEMEGRATLDVKLQVEYMSFSAHADAKGIMQLIRMAEPRNMLLVHGEGAKMVFLKGKIEQEFSIDCYMPANGETATVTTNPSVPVDISLNLLKREMALGGPLPDPKKPRTMHGTLIMKENSLKLVSSEQALKELGLNEHQLRFTCRVQLQDPHSDTDTLHRVYTHLKSVLKGYTIQHLPDGTVMVESIVIKVSSSAEDPNTKVLLLSWSYQDEDLGSFLSTLLKKGLPSGLC